The following are encoded in a window of Roseimaritima ulvae genomic DNA:
- a CDS encoding DUF1588 domain-containing protein — MTISNSPFLFFGMLAWACLGSIVVSAQDDARLAKGETIYRSQCAECHGDRGQGVAGAFDDPLLGDASVGELTELISETMPEEEPEACVAEDAAAVAHYIHYSFYSPAAQLRNRPPQVQLSRLTGDQLRQSIADLYGRFQSPVWMENKRGLRGVYFDGARWKKENIKLERIDANLDFDFAHESPVEGVGNEEFYIEWTGALKVNHTGRYELVLRSTCSSMMYFGHLKRELINNHVQSAGKTEFRRTLTLTAGRAYPLRITFVQRKRKTEQPPATVSLSWVPPGGVEQIIPSRHLLAAAMPPSFSLQSKLPPDDRSYGYARGTAVDRQWDDSTTAAAIEFAQIAIDELYPEYLRRHRKDADENRGKLRAFLLEVVETAFRGPVDEATRQLYIDRQLDASPDDAEAIKRVCLLTLKSPRFLYPALDANRTPSQRTASRLALTLHDSLPVDKYLLQAVQQDRLQTDQQIADMARRMVNDYRTHAKMRAFLYAWFDLADAHDISKDSDAFPGFDAALLSDLRRSFDAMADEIVWSDSSDFRQLFQADWTFTTDRLTEFYGETWKPSEAAESAEPKDLSGPALRRTVSAPQTRMGLLTHPLVMSNLAYHDTSSPIHRGVFLIRHSLGRTLRPPNQAFTPIDADLHPDLTTRQRVALQTNEVSCQVCHQKINPLGFTLENFDAVGRFRTKEHGKIVDAEGHYTTAAGQQVRFAGPRELAEFLATSEDSQRAFVESMFEYFVKQPIAAYGVDTGDRLTKEFRDSGFHIQKLLVAIAVTAAKQPASHSQS, encoded by the coding sequence ATGACAATCTCGAACTCACCGTTTTTATTCTTCGGAATGCTCGCCTGGGCGTGTTTGGGTTCGATCGTTGTCTCGGCCCAAGACGATGCCCGGCTTGCCAAGGGCGAAACGATCTATCGCAGCCAATGTGCCGAGTGTCACGGCGACCGCGGCCAAGGCGTCGCAGGGGCTTTTGATGATCCGCTGCTGGGGGATGCCTCGGTGGGAGAACTGACCGAGCTGATCAGCGAAACGATGCCCGAGGAGGAACCGGAGGCCTGTGTTGCCGAGGATGCCGCGGCCGTGGCGCACTACATCCACTACTCCTTCTACAGCCCCGCCGCTCAGCTGCGCAATCGCCCGCCTCAGGTGCAACTGTCACGCTTGACCGGCGATCAATTGCGGCAAAGCATCGCCGATTTGTACGGTCGTTTCCAAAGCCCGGTGTGGATGGAAAACAAGCGGGGTTTACGAGGCGTGTACTTCGATGGCGCGCGTTGGAAAAAAGAGAATATCAAACTGGAACGTATCGACGCGAATCTGGATTTTGATTTCGCCCACGAAAGCCCTGTCGAAGGCGTCGGCAACGAAGAGTTCTACATCGAATGGACCGGTGCGTTGAAAGTGAATCACACCGGTCGCTATGAATTGGTGCTGCGTTCGACCTGTTCGTCGATGATGTACTTTGGTCACTTGAAGCGAGAGTTGATCAACAATCACGTTCAGTCCGCCGGCAAGACAGAATTCCGTCGTACCCTGACCTTAACCGCCGGCCGGGCCTATCCACTGCGGATCACGTTCGTGCAGCGCAAACGCAAAACCGAACAGCCCCCCGCAACCGTATCGCTTTCCTGGGTGCCCCCGGGAGGCGTGGAACAGATCATCCCGTCGCGGCACCTGCTGGCAGCGGCGATGCCACCCAGCTTTTCTTTGCAGTCGAAACTGCCGCCCGATGACCGCAGCTACGGCTACGCCCGCGGCACTGCGGTCGACCGGCAGTGGGATGATTCCACCACCGCCGCGGCCATCGAGTTCGCTCAGATCGCGATCGACGAACTGTATCCGGAATACCTGCGTCGCCATCGCAAGGACGCCGATGAGAACCGCGGTAAATTGCGTGCGTTTCTGTTGGAAGTCGTCGAGACGGCTTTCCGCGGTCCGGTCGACGAAGCGACTCGTCAGCTGTACATCGATCGGCAACTGGACGCCTCGCCCGACGACGCCGAAGCGATCAAACGCGTGTGTCTGTTGACGCTAAAATCGCCGCGGTTTCTGTATCCCGCCCTGGATGCCAACCGCACGCCCAGCCAGCGAACTGCCAGTCGGTTGGCGCTGACGCTGCACGATTCCCTGCCTGTGGATAAATACCTGCTTCAGGCCGTACAGCAGGATCGCTTGCAGACCGATCAACAAATTGCCGACATGGCTCGGCGGATGGTCAACGACTATCGCACGCACGCCAAGATGCGGGCGTTTTTGTACGCCTGGTTTGATTTGGCCGACGCGCACGACATCAGCAAAGACTCCGATGCGTTCCCTGGTTTTGATGCCGCCTTGTTGAGCGATCTGCGGAGATCCTTCGATGCGATGGCCGACGAGATCGTGTGGAGCGATTCCAGTGACTTTCGTCAACTGTTCCAGGCCGATTGGACCTTTACCACCGACCGTTTAACCGAGTTTTACGGTGAAACTTGGAAACCGTCGGAAGCAGCGGAGTCAGCGGAACCAAAAGATCTTTCGGGGCCCGCGCTGCGGCGAACGGTCAGCGCTCCTCAGACCCGTATGGGGCTGTTGACCCATCCCTTGGTGATGAGCAATCTGGCGTATCACGACACCTCATCACCCATTCATCGCGGCGTGTTCTTGATCCGTCATTCATTGGGCCGCACGCTGCGACCGCCCAACCAGGCGTTCACTCCCATTGACGCCGACTTACACCCCGATTTGACGACTCGCCAACGGGTGGCTTTACAGACCAACGAAGTCAGCTGCCAGGTTTGTCACCAGAAAATCAATCCACTGGGATTCACGTTGGAGAATTTCGACGCTGTGGGTCGATTCCGTACTAAGGAACATGGTAAAATCGTGGACGCAGAGGGTCACTACACGACGGCCGCGGGGCAACAAGTTCGCTTTGCCGGGCCCCGCGAATTGGCCGAGTTTTTGGCCACCAGCGAGGACAGCCAACGCGCGTTCGTGGAAAGCATGTTCGAATATTTTGTCAAACAGCCAATCGCCGCTTATGGCGTTGATACCGGCGATCGCTTGACAAAAGAATTCCGCGACAGCGGTTTTCATATCCAAAAACTTTTGGTGGCCATCGCCGTGACCGCGGCCAAACAACCGGCCAGCCACAGCCAATCATAG